Within Seriola aureovittata isolate HTS-2021-v1 ecotype China chromosome 12, ASM2101889v1, whole genome shotgun sequence, the genomic segment TAATTCTTCaataataacatttcataatgaTATAACACTGAAAGGTGCCAATATGCTGCAAAATGAGTTATTTTACCTTGAAAAGATATCAACACTTacttcaataaaatataaaatgcaagACATTTACTTGTAATGTGAGGAGTTGCTACTCTTATTGAAGTAAAGGACCTGCATATTTCCTCCACCAGTTTCTCTCACGCACAAATTCTTTCACATATAAACATCATTCACACAAAACACCTCATGCACTTAGTGTATGTCACGCAAACCTCTGTCCACACAATGTATTGATTGGTGAATAACTGACAGCTTAGAACATTTTAATCCAATGTTGTCAGCTCACAAGTTGTGTTGCTAAGTGATGAACAGGTGCTCCATCCACTTTTCTTACCCCCTTCGTCTTATCAAGAGAGGTTGAAAAGAGCGTCCgcttacattttcttttacagagaAAGTGTCCATGGAGGGAGATCCAGAGGAATCAGATGAGGATCATCAGGGACCCACTGTGCTGTGGGAGAAGTGCATCCAGCAGAGCATCTTTGTCGACCTAAGCGAGGATGAAAGTCTCCACTTAAGTGATTTGGAGAATTCTTTAGCTTTACATCTCTCCCAGGCAGAGTCTGCTGCCTCTGAGGCCAGCATCCATCTCAGTGGTAAGTCCTGGAGTCACTGCAGTGTGCATTTGTCTGTTGAGTGTTACAACCTCTACTGACTGTACTGAACTGGACATAACACTGTCTGTGTTGTAACACATGTAGCAAAGTTGGTATTTATGTTCTTCAATTTTCAGGGAGCGCAGAGCTGTCAGCCTTGGATGACACCTCCTCGGAGTCCAGTATTGTGAGCAGTCAAAGTGAGAGGGTGGTAGAGAACAAGACCAAGAGCAGCATACTGCATGTGTCTGCCCAGAGACCAAACACCATGCAAGATGAGCCACCCTTAAAGCGTGAGTACGAGGACCCAGGTGAGAATACTAGTGACGAGGATCAGGAGGACCTACCTTATGATGTTGACCTTGGAAGTCTGTACTTCAACCAGACAGCTGGCTCTGAGGGCAACACGAGCTCTGACAGTAGAGAAACTGTTCGTGCAAGTCCTGATGGCCCTGGTCTGCTTGAGTTGACTACAACAAATGGAGATGACACCAGTGAACGTTTGGTTTCTGTTGAGAGACCAAAAGTTTTGTCGCAAGAGGATGTTGTCTTTTTTGATGCTTCCAAGCCAAGTGAGGTTTCCCCATCATGCCCTTGTCCTGCAGACATTAACCAGTTGCTACTGCGACACTTCTCCCAGGAAGAGTTGCTGAGACCAGGTAGGCTGATCGAGGCAGAGACCCTGCCGGAGGTGTCCCTACTGGAGAGCATGGACGACAATGTTTTGAGCTGGGCtccaacacacaacacagctaTTCATAGTAACCACTCAGGGAACTCTGCTTGTAATTCTGAGATAAATCAAAGTGTCTTCTCTGGCAGGACTGATGAAAATAGTCATGCTGCATCAAAACATTCAAGTCTAGAGGAAGAGGTCGAAAGGAAAATTGATAATTccacctctgctgctgacagCGTTGCATCCAGCTGTGCAAGTATAGACTCAAAGCAGAGCAGTGGGGACAAGAGTGCTGTAGATGTAGTGAAGCTGGAAAAGTTTGAAGAGGACAATCAAATAGAGAAAGTCCCACTTGTGCACACCAGGTCCTTCAGCGAGATGAAGTATGGCCAAGGACAAGTCCATTATCCGCTCCCTGACTTCTCTAAGGTTGCCCCCAAGGTAAAGATCCCCAAAGCTCCAAGTGGACCTGCCAAACCTGTTCCTCAGGAGACCAGCTCCATGCACAGAGCCCAGTCCTCTCCGGGTATGTTGGAGGTGATCAGCAGAGTCCTGGAGGATTCAGTCCAGCCCTCAGAGATGCCTTATGTCTTCAaagatgaggagaaacagaCTCATCCAGCGCTGGTGCATCACCTGCAGGTAGAAAACCGCAAGAATTTACTCTTCACAGCGCACATGTTCCTACGCCTTTTGGTTTCTTTTGCTTTAGTTTCCTCATGTAACAGATATGTAAATGCTATGACAGGACGGATAATTAacttgttccttttttctttagGCTGAATATGATAAATTACTAACCAAATATGCTGAGGCAGAAAACCTTATTGATAAAATGAGAATAGGAACCAATGTAAGTAAAACCGAAACCACGCAAGTGTTTGAGAAATCAAAATAagtaaaaagtcaaattttcaATGCAAGTTACAAATTTATTGAACTTGTTTTTGCAGACTCAGCCCTCCTCAGAACTAATGCTGTATTCAGAGTGTGAAGATGATCATCAGAGAAACGTAGTTGAGGGAAGCCATCTTGGATCCTTGGCTCCTAACCGTCCCCCATCAGGTTCGTCTCTGTATCTGACATCTGATATTATGACGGGTCATCGCTTTGCTTCACTACCTGCAAATTATGCAGCGAAGTGCAACTGGTTTCCATAGAGACAAATGGGGTCAGATGACTCTATTCTAGTTACACAAACATCTTAACTTTGCTCTTGGGCCACTCTAAACAATGAGTGTAAACTGGAGAACCTGACCacactaaaatattttttagtttCTGTATTATATTTTCAAAGGTCATCAGTAACTATATGCATCATGTGCAATTTTTAATTCTTCATACAAAGTCCAcacttaaagtaaaaaatattagATGTAAATAAAGGTAAGAAAAAATAATCCCTTGTTTTCAGAAAACTTTGgtgaaaaaggaggaagagcCCCCGAGAGCAACATTGCGGAGGTGAACGCAGCTTCCTCCAGCCCGCCTGAAGAGGATCTCAGTGATGGGGAAAGAATGACTGCTGAGCTGAGAGACATCATCAGCCCGTTCATGCGGAAGGTAAGTTTGAAGATATTACCACGCTaccattaaataaaacatacaaaacgaCACATCTAAATGGATTCTTCTACACAGGTGGAGGAATTCAAAGTGAGTGTAAGCATCATGTCAGTGAGCACAGCAGAACAGCAAATGGTAAGAAATGTTTACATCCTATACGTGGTAGCCTATATGACTTTTgatattcattttatatatatattatatttgatttatttcaggtGAACTATCATTTTTAATAACTATGTGGTTCCTTTTTTACTTCTGGATGCGCCtaaatgtgaaatttgtctTTTGTCAGATGCTGAGGAGCATGATGGAGGCTCAGGACCAGCTGGAGAGGAAATACATCAGTAAGAAGGAGGAGCACAGAGCTCTGGAGATGCAGAACTACATGGGTCTGTCCAGGAACACTGGCACCTTTGACCCAAACAGGTTAAAGAGACCTCACTATTGCATATTAAATATGTCAGTATCACATCAATGCAtctattcatgtgtgtgtgcatgtgtgtgtgtgtgtgtgtggacacatcTTCAGGCTGGTGGAGGGACAGATATTCAGGATAGGGATGCTCCTTGAAGACATAAAGGAGCTGATAGACAAAAACGTGTGTGAGCAGATTTCCCCACCCCACTCGTCCTCCACCCCCACGCCCATGAAACAGATGCTACATGTGAAGCCCAGTCCCACACCACCATCCCTGCATGAGGTAACCAactcacagacacacccacTAACTCCCCTGCGCTCCCTTGCCTTAGGTTTTTTGCCACATGCTTCACTCTCAAATATCTCACtcatgaaattttgtgcagaaGTTCATGGTCCCTGATTCTTCCctgaaattaacatttttggctttgtgtgaaatgtctcaacaactgttggataCATGTAACTTCATTGCATTGATGTTAGCAATTAGAAAGTAAAAGGTATATGTTAACATGGATACTATAGAAATGTTAAAAGGGATATTATACAGGTATTGACTTGATAAAGTACCTGGATTCTTGTATGTAATTTATAAAGTCactataattattttaaaatactcATCAAATACTTATCttagttttactttattatataGTAACATCGGCCATCATCATTCTGTTGTGGCTAGTAAATACTGAGCAGGTCTTCATTTCTCTATGGGTGTCACCGTCTTGGCAGTGGACCTTGCTTTATCTTCCTGGGACTTTGAGCACATTTTACATTCCTCTATTTTAATGGCAAAGTGCCTCCACGACCTCAGTGGCCTCAAGTTTGTCTGTTTCTGCCCAGGCCCTCAGCTCCATCTCCTTCTCGAGCATTTGAATGagacatttacatacagtatgtcatgaCAAAAAcctttctgcttcttttcttaAATTTCCATCCTGGTGTGCAAGACTGTGCCTTTCAGCTGCATGATCCTTTCAGGCCTTTCAGgctgtcttgtcttgtcttgttctGTTCCCTCAGGTCGTTTTGCCTCTGGAGCAGGTCCACAATTTCCTGTTGATCACAgtccttttccttcttctctacCATGCACCTCTTGGCCACACCCTCAATGTTCTTCTCCACTGTGTTGAGCTTCTGCAGGGCATTATTGGAGCACCTCTTTGAAACCAAAATGACCATTTACATACCCTCTACTTCTTTGCAAAGTGCCTCTGCCACCTTGACCTCCTAGATTTtatctgctttttgttttttaaagacttttctcttctttctctccatttctggCTCAGAGGCAAGCATCTGGTACTCAGCCAAATTAGTACCAGATGTGAGCCTGTTTCTGTAGTGTACTTTGGTCACTGACCAAATCCCTTTGCTGACACTGACGAACTCTTTTATATATTCAACCTCTTTGTGAATGCAGTCTGCTGTGTTATTTGTATCCACACCCTGCACCTTCATTTGTGACAAATTCTCTCCTGGAGGAAATgttgaacgtgtgtgtgtgataagatTACACTAACTACAAATGATCCGACTGGGCTTCATGTTTCAGGGTCCATGTGCAGGTTTTTCCACTATGAGTTTCAAGATGgagacacacaaagaggaagaaaaggaagaggaagtggaggaggccAGTGAGGTCCCTGGCGATGGTGGATTGGAGCAAAGCAGTGAGCCCATAGCTGCTGACTCTGTCCTGAAAGACCCTGGGCATAACAGCTGCCATTCACGGTACTTcaggaaaaaactaaacaatatttctttttttaattgagtttttattaatttggaATTATGTAGTGTTTGGTAATTAATCTTCATAATTAATGTCCTAATAATATTGTCTTTTTGGGTATACATCATCAAAGTTAATACTGTTGTGACTGTGAATCTTGTAATTAAATACTGTGTGCACCAGGGCTAATCTAAAGAAAACTGAAAGTAGTTATCCTGGTTAGGATACATAAATATAGTGAACCACTGTTCTGCATCTTCCACTGTCACTATTGTGTCCAGCTATTGACGATTTGAGtgacacttgtgtgtgtgtttgtgctcaaaTAATAGGCACGTTCTCAGGCTTCCTGTGGGCCGATCGTGTTTCAGGTACAGTGTTGGTGTCGGGTTCCACCGTGCAGAGGGAACAGAGAGTGTttgcgtctgtctgtgtgagcaggTTTTCTTCTCTGCCCCGTTTCAGGGGCTCGCGGGACTCTCTGGAGAGACTGGACATCCAGACAGCTGAGGGCGAGGAGGgcgatgaagaggagaggagctctctctctgtcctgtcagaGGGGATAGATCATAGTAACATCTTAGATTACCTGAGTGGAACCAGCTCAACCTCAAGACGGAGGGAGTGGACGCCTGAAAGGTCAGTGTTGTGATATTAAAGTCTACCTGACCATATAAAAGAGATAACTGTGGTTCGATTGACTCTCTGTTGCGGTTTGTTTATACTGGGTTTCTCTTAAATAATATATGGCTGACACAAGTAATCCATCTACCAATCCTGTCACTCTGTAAGTGAGCTACTTTTGGATACGTGGTGTCAATCTAGAAATAGGAAGAATCTCTTAAAATACTACTTATTATTTAAACAATGTCCTCACCTTCCCATCTCTTTTCATCTCACCTCCACAGCCAGAAAGATGCCTCAGCAATAACATTTGTCATTAACTAGCTCTAAATATCTTTATTGGTGTTGCTGCCCCTGTTATAGCACAGCGGAGAGTGTCCTTATCCCAGAGGATGACTGTGATCTGGGTGATTGTGTGAGTCTGGCTGTAGaggtctcctcttcctccgatGCACCCAGACAGTCGGACCCCGACGGccactcagagcctcctctcggCACCCCATGTGCATCACAGGTCAGCCACAGACAACACTCGGTTTGTTTGACTGATTGTTGTCTCTTCTAAGCTTCGGACTTTAGATGGTAATTTAATGCAACAGGTCTTCTTGCAGTGGTGGGTAGGATGCAGAGGCtaccttcattttttttcaactgatgttgtgttttctgggGTGCAGAGGATCGTGAGCCCAGAGACAGACAGCGGATTTGGGAGCTCTTACTTGAATCAATCCACCACTGATGGACCATTTCAATCAAATCTGCTCACAGAAAGGTACAAATTGATTCACTGACTGATCCGCAGTCACTGTCTAGACATCACATGGGTCCTCGTAGAATAACTCTTGTTGGATCTGTCCAATTCCAGTGTGCAGTCCCATAATGATGCTCTAAGTAGCTCTGACAGTGAGGGCTCCTGCTCCAACCTGCAGACAGCCATCCATTCAGCCTCACTGAACAGCCAGCGGTGGGCCAGCCCCCACCCGTCTGTCCAAACACAGTCCTgtggtgcagcagctgcagtggagCTGTGGGTGGAGAGCATCACTAAGGAGCCTTCGGTCAGGCTACAGGGTGAGCAGGCCTTGCAATCAGAATGTGATTCTTCATCTCCCTTAATCCgttgtgttttagtttcatCATAGCTGGTCAATACTGAAATACTAAGTGCTTCCCCACTACTTCCTGAACAGGATCTGATCCCAGCCTGCCTGTACAGCTCCATCACCGTATTTCTGAACCGGGACTCAGCACTACCATGGatacagaggagagaaacagccAAATGTATTCCTGCTCTTGTAACAGGTCAGCATATACTAAGGGGCAAGCAGGGTTGGTGGTTGACTAAGGACTTGGACTTTAAGCAGTTGTTTCGCCAGTGTAAATAAAGATTCACCCTCTTCTGTTCTCGCCTTTTTACACAGTGAACATCTGaatatctgtatctgtgtgttcatgtgtgtttagtGAGGTTATCCTGGCCTTGCAGTCAGAGGTGTCCAGGCTGAAGAAGGACCTGGAGGAGAGCTTAGTCCAGTTGCCTCACCTGGCACAGAAGATGGACTATCTCACCTCCAAATACAGACAGGATCGTCAGGAGCGCAGGTCTAAAACCAGACCCAGGACCCACCTAAGACCAGCTTGTAACAGGTGAACCTGACCCTGTTGGACAGTGGATGAATAGAAAGGACATTGTTAGGTTGtatttgtgttacattttattattcattcataacTGGATAAAAACCAGGTGAAAgatgtttttatctttcaaCTATTCATTTTTCTTATACTGTTTCCTGTAGTGTATGGAAatcatcaaacagcagacaaaataTTAGTAATCTTATTTCTAGTCCTGCAAGAATAGAGGACTGGATCTCTTCAGACATGGACCCCAGTAAGAGCAAAGGTACTCCACCACCATCATAATATACTCATAAGAAAATTACAGCAACAAGACTCCCTGTCTGCCTCTACTTATTCTATATTTGTGGACAGATAATTCTCCATCCATTTTGAGTTTGATAATCTCCTCCCCAGGTACAGACAGTGGTGATAATGCAGGCTCTGAGATCATGTCTCACTTCCACAATTCACCTGTAGGGAGCAGAAGAGGAAGCGGTGCACACTCTGGACCTGAGTTTCAATTTAAACTTCAGGGGACACTGCAGTCCAACAGAGGTCAGGGCCACAATTATATTTCACAGCAAAGTACATTCTGCAGTTTTGTTTATACTTATCCTATTAGTTACATGGGTATATTCTGTCCAAAGTGGGTCAGAATGgacaaaatacatgttttactCCTTTAGGGACAGAAGGAAACTGCTCAGTGAAAAGGTCTGGTTTGACCAGCTCCATTTTAAAAGGAGGGGTCGCCTCTGACAGCCATACTGAACAAAGACCACAGAGTAAGTAACTTTCTCATCTGATGTTTACAACAATATAGTTCTTGTTATCAGTTGGGACctgtcataatattgtaaacAGGGTTGTAAATATATGCAGTACCGTGTATTAGTTATATACATACTGTAGAACTTCTCACATCAGCAGCCGTCATGGAGGGTTTTTACTCCAAGGAGGGGTGGTCTCTCCTcgcctctccatctctccagaAGCCTCTCCTCCAGGTCGGCTATGGCTCCTCCAGCAGCCTCCCAGCCAGGTAAACACATGCCTCACGTGGCGCACAAA encodes:
- the LOC130178375 gene encoding uncharacterized protein LOC130178375 isoform X2 → MEGDPEESDEDHQGPTVLWEKCIQQSIFVDLSEDESLHLSDLENSLALHLSQAESAASEASIHLSGSAELSALDDTSSESSIVSSQSERVVENKTKSSILHVSAQRPNTMQDEPPLKREYEDPGENTSDEDQEDLPYDVDLGSLYFNQTAGSEGNTSSDSRETVRASPDGPGLLELTTTNGDDTSERLVSVERPKVLSQEDVVFFDASKPSEVSPSCPCPADINQLLLRHFSQEELLRPGRLIEAETLPEVSLLESMDDNVLSWAPTHNTAIHSNHSGNSACNSEINQSVFSGRTDENSHAASKHSSLEEEVERKIDNSTSAADSVASSCASIDSKQSSGDKSAVDVVKLEKFEEDNQIEKVPLVHTRSFSEMKYGQGQVHYPLPDFSKVAPKVKIPKAPSGPAKPVPQETSSMHRAQSSPGMLEVISRVLEDSVQPSEMPYVFKDEEKQTHPALVHHLQAEYDKLLTKYAEAENLIDKMRIGTNTQPSSELMLYSECEDDHQRNVVEGSHLGSLAPNRPPSENFGEKGGRAPESNIAEVNAASSSPPEEDLSDGERMTAELRDIISPFMRKVEEFKVSVSIMSVSTAEQQMMLRSMMEAQDQLERKYISKKEEHRALEMQNYMGLSRNTGTFDPNRLVEGQIFRIGMLLEDIKELIDKNVCEQISPPHSSSTPTPMKQMLHVKPSPTPPSLHEGPCAGFSTMSFKMETHKEEEKEEEVEEASEVPGDGGLEQSSEPIAADSVLKDPGHNSCHSRGSRDSLERLDIQTAEGEEGDEEERSSLSVLSEGIDHSNILDYLSGTSSTSRRREWTPESTAESVLIPEDDCDLGDCVSLAVEVSSSSDAPRQSDPDGHSEPPLGTPCASQRIVSPETDSGFGSSYLNQSTTDGPFQSNLLTESVQSHNDALSSSDSEGSCSNLQTAIHSASLNSQRWASPHPSVQTQSCGAAAAVELWVESITKEPSVRLQGSDPSLPVQLHHRISEPGLSTTMDTEERNSQMYSCSCNSEVILALQSEVSRLKKDLEESLVQLPHLAQKMDYLTSKYRQDRQERRSKTRPRTHLRPACNSVWKSSNSRQNISNLISSPARIEDWISSDMDPSKSKGTDSGDNAGSEIMSHFHNSPVGSRRGSGAHSGPEFQFKLQGTLQSNRGTEGNCSVKRSGLTSSILKGGVASDSHTEQRPQTVMEGFYSKEGWSLLASPSLQKPLLQVGYGSSSSLPASYKVREPPPPLSVSHHRKRSTQSDTALLPSNVYFKQTLSPVSLPSKTVSRTGRRRGSKEEEMGRTLDQAIEVARSMKRTTDRMAKRLSADMDKAQLSRKLHNMQPLGGRKHHAL
- the LOC130178375 gene encoding uncharacterized protein LOC130178375 isoform X4 — its product is MEGDPEESDEDHQGPTVLWEKCIQQSIFVDLSEDESLHLSDLENSLALHLSQAESAASEASIHLSGSAELSALDDTSSESSIVSSQSERVVENKTKSSILHVSAQRPNTMQDEPPLKREYEDPGENTSDEDQEDLPYDVDLGSLYFNQTAGSEGNTSSDSRETVRASPDGPGLLELTTTNGDDTSERLVSVERPKVLSQEDVVFFDASKPSEVSPSCPCPADINQLLLRHFSQEELLRPGRLIEAETLPEVSLLESMDDNVLSWAPTHNTAIHSNHSGNSACNSEINQSVFSGRTDENSHAASKHSSLEEEVERKIDNSTSAADSVASSCASIDSKQSSGDKSAVDVVKLEKFEEDNQIEKVPLVHTRSFSEMKYGQGQVHYPLPDFSKVAPKVKIPKAPSGPAKPVPQETSSMHRAQSSPGMLEVISRVLEDSVQPSEMPYVFKDEEKQTHPALVHHLQAEYDKLLTKYAEAENLIDKMRIGTNTQPSSELMLYSECEDDHQRNVVEGSHLGSLAPNRPPSENFGEKGGRAPESNIAEVNAASSSPPEEDLSDGERMTAELRDIISPFMRKVEEFKVSVSIMSVSTAEQQMMLRSMMEAQDQLERKYISKKEEHRALEMQNYMGLSRNTGTFDPNRLVEGQIFRIGMLLEDIKELIDKNVCEQISPPHSSSTPTPMKQMLHVKPSPTPPSLHEGPCAGFSTMSFKMETHKEEEKEEEVEEASEVPGDGGLEQSSEPIAADSVLKDPGHNSCHSRGSRDSLERLDIQTAEGEEGDEEERSSLSVLSEGIDHSNILDYLSGTSSTSRRREWTPESTAESVLIPEDDCDLGDCVSLAVEVSSSSDAPRQSDPDGHSEPPLGTPCASQRIVSPETDSGFGSSYLNQSTTDGPFQSNLLTESVQSHNDALSSSDSEGSCSNLQTAIHSASLNSQRWASPHPSVQTQSCGAAAAVELWVESITKEPSVRLQGSDPSLPVQLHHRISEPGLSTTMDTEERNSQMYSCSCNSEVILALQSEVSRLKKDLEESLVQLPHLAQKMDYLTSKYRQDRQERRSKTRPRTHLRPACNSVWKSSNSRQNISNLISSPARIEDWISSDMDPSKSKGTDSGDNAGSEIMSHFHNSPVGSRRGSGAHSGPEFQFKLQGTLQSNRGTEGNCSVKRSGLTSSILKGGVASDSHTEQRPQTVMEGFYSKEGWSLLASPSLQKPLLQVGYGSSSSLPARKRSTQSDTALLPSNVYFKQTLSPVSLPSKTVSRTGRRRGSKEEEMGRTLDQAIEVARSMKRTTDRMAKRLSADMDKAQLSRKLHNMQPLGGRKHHAL
- the LOC130178375 gene encoding uncharacterized protein LOC130178375 isoform X3, with amino-acid sequence MEGDPEESDEDHQGPTVLWEKCIQQSIFVDLSEDESLHLSDLENSLALHLSQAESAASEASIHLSGSAELSALDDTSSESSIVSSQSERVVENKTKSSILHVSAQRPNTMQDEPPLKREYEDPGENTSDEDQEDLPYDVDLGSLYFNQTAGSEGNTSSDSRETVRASPDGPGLLELTTTNGDDTSERLVSVERPKVLSQEDVVFFDASKPSEVSPSCPCPADINQLLLRHFSQEELLRPGRLIEAETLPEVSLLESMDDNVLSWAPTHNTAIHSNHSGNSACNSEINQSVFSGRTDENSHAASKHSSLEEEVERKIDNSTSAADSVASSCASIDSKQSSGDKSAVDVVKLEKFEEDNQIEKVPLVHTRSFSEMKYGQGQVHYPLPDFSKVAPKVKIPKAPSGPAKPVPQETSSMHRAQSSPGMLEVISRVLEDSVQPSEMPYVFKDEEKQTHPALVHHLQAEYDKLLTKYAEAENLIDKMRIGTNTQPSSELMLYSECEDDHQRNVVEGSHLGSLAPNRPPSENFGEKGGRAPESNIAEVNAASSSPPEEDLSDGERMTAELRDIISPFMRKVEEFKVSVSIMSVSTAEQQMMLRSMMEAQDQLERKYISKKEEHRALEMQNYMGLSRNTGTFDPNRLVEGQIFRIGMLLEDIKELIDKNVCEQISPPHSSSTPTPMKQMLHVKPSPTPPSLHEGPCAGFSTMSFKMETHKEEEKEEEVEEASEVPGDGGLEQSSEPIAADSVLKDPGHNSCHSRGSRDSLERLDIQTAEGEEGDEEERSSLSVLSEGIDHSNILDYLSGTSSTSRRREWTPESTAESVLIPEDDCDLGDCVSLAVEVSSSSDAPRQSDPDGHSEPPLGTPCASQRIVSPETDSGFGSSYLNQSTTDGPFQSNLLTESVQSHNDALSSSDSEGSCSNLQTAIHSASLNSQRWASPHPSVQTQSCGAAAAVELWVESITKEPSVRLQGSDPSLPVQLHHRISEPGLSTTMDTEERNSQMYSCSCNSEVILALQSEVSRLKKDLEESLVQLPHLAQKMDYLTSKYRQDRQERRSKTRPRTHLRPACNSVWKSSNSRQNISNLISSPARIEDWISSDMDPSKSKGTDSGDNAGSEIMSHFHNSPVGSRRGSGAHSGPEFQFKLQGTLQSNRGTEGNCSVKRSGLTSSILKGGVASDSHTEQRPQTAVMEGFYSKEGWSLLASPSLQKPLLQVGYGSSSSLPARKRSTQSDTALLPSNVYFKQTLSPVSLPSKTVSRTGRRRGSKEEEMGRTLDQAIEVARSMKRTTDRMAKRLSADMDKAQLSRKLHNMQPLGGRKHHAL
- the LOC130178375 gene encoding uncharacterized protein LOC130178375 isoform X1 gives rise to the protein MEGDPEESDEDHQGPTVLWEKCIQQSIFVDLSEDESLHLSDLENSLALHLSQAESAASEASIHLSGSAELSALDDTSSESSIVSSQSERVVENKTKSSILHVSAQRPNTMQDEPPLKREYEDPGENTSDEDQEDLPYDVDLGSLYFNQTAGSEGNTSSDSRETVRASPDGPGLLELTTTNGDDTSERLVSVERPKVLSQEDVVFFDASKPSEVSPSCPCPADINQLLLRHFSQEELLRPGRLIEAETLPEVSLLESMDDNVLSWAPTHNTAIHSNHSGNSACNSEINQSVFSGRTDENSHAASKHSSLEEEVERKIDNSTSAADSVASSCASIDSKQSSGDKSAVDVVKLEKFEEDNQIEKVPLVHTRSFSEMKYGQGQVHYPLPDFSKVAPKVKIPKAPSGPAKPVPQETSSMHRAQSSPGMLEVISRVLEDSVQPSEMPYVFKDEEKQTHPALVHHLQAEYDKLLTKYAEAENLIDKMRIGTNTQPSSELMLYSECEDDHQRNVVEGSHLGSLAPNRPPSENFGEKGGRAPESNIAEVNAASSSPPEEDLSDGERMTAELRDIISPFMRKVEEFKVSVSIMSVSTAEQQMMLRSMMEAQDQLERKYISKKEEHRALEMQNYMGLSRNTGTFDPNRLVEGQIFRIGMLLEDIKELIDKNVCEQISPPHSSSTPTPMKQMLHVKPSPTPPSLHEGPCAGFSTMSFKMETHKEEEKEEEVEEASEVPGDGGLEQSSEPIAADSVLKDPGHNSCHSRGSRDSLERLDIQTAEGEEGDEEERSSLSVLSEGIDHSNILDYLSGTSSTSRRREWTPESTAESVLIPEDDCDLGDCVSLAVEVSSSSDAPRQSDPDGHSEPPLGTPCASQRIVSPETDSGFGSSYLNQSTTDGPFQSNLLTESVQSHNDALSSSDSEGSCSNLQTAIHSASLNSQRWASPHPSVQTQSCGAAAAVELWVESITKEPSVRLQGSDPSLPVQLHHRISEPGLSTTMDTEERNSQMYSCSCNSEVILALQSEVSRLKKDLEESLVQLPHLAQKMDYLTSKYRQDRQERRSKTRPRTHLRPACNSVWKSSNSRQNISNLISSPARIEDWISSDMDPSKSKGTDSGDNAGSEIMSHFHNSPVGSRRGSGAHSGPEFQFKLQGTLQSNRGTEGNCSVKRSGLTSSILKGGVASDSHTEQRPQTAVMEGFYSKEGWSLLASPSLQKPLLQVGYGSSSSLPASYKVREPPPPLSVSHHRKRSTQSDTALLPSNVYFKQTLSPVSLPSKTVSRTGRRRGSKEEEMGRTLDQAIEVARSMKRTTDRMAKRLSADMDKAQLSRKLHNMQPLGGRKHHAL